CAGCGGTGCGGGCATCGAGTTGATCCTTCTCGATGTCATCCTGCCCGGAACGCATGGCCTACAGGCGCTGGAGGAGGTACGCGAGCGGCATCCCGGTGTACCACTGGTGATGATGTCGTCGCTGGAAGATCAGGTCACCATCGTGCGTTCCATCCAGTTGGGCGCAATGGGATTCATCCCTAAATCAGCCTCGTCACAACAGATGTTCGAGGCGCTACGCACCGTGCTGGCACACGGCATCTACGTGCCGCCGCTCAGCCTCGCTGGCATGGCGCTGGCGATACCGGTGCAGCCGCGCACAAGCCCCGTCGAGCTGGGACTCACCCCTCGCCAAACGCAGGTACTGCGATTGATCCTGGAGGGCAAGCCGATGAAGCTGATCGCGCAGGAGCTGGGGCTGACCCACAACACCGCCAAGACCCATGTGAGCGCTGTGCTGCGCGTGCTGGATGTCACTACCCGCACGCAGGCCATCGTCGCGGCCAGTCGGATGGGGCTGGTGTTGGGCGACGATGCCTCCTGAATGTCTTTGGTTTAAGTACAAGTGGATCCAGCGCTCCGACAAAAGCGCTGAAAGCAATCCATGGAGGCCAAGCGGTTCTTCCGTGCAGAACTTCTGCCAGTGGAAGGGCCAGCCTCACCCAACTGGGTGATGTGCGTGAAAAATGTTTCATTTAGTGTCATGGATGCCGCAAGTCGTTGCGCAGCCCGCCGACAAATCGTTGGCTGGTTCACGCCTCAATTGCATTCGTGATTTCACTAAAAGGATCTTTCATGTCTTGGTTTTCCAAATGGCAGGCCGCTGCTGCTGTGCTGCTGAGTACGAGTCTTTCGCCCGCCTTTGCGGACATCCCCGCGTCCGAACGTGCCGTGCTCCAGGCGCTCTACACCAGCACCAACGGTGCAAACTGGGTTGCCAAGACGGGCTGGGAAACCCCTGGTTCCACGGTATGCACCGGAAATGGCCCCGGCGC
The window above is part of the Diaphorobacter sp. HDW4B genome. Proteins encoded here:
- a CDS encoding response regulator transcription factor — encoded protein: MQTRTMKILLVDDHPLFRDGVALLLKELDPAVQIWHASNVREALAALDSGAGIELILLDVILPGTHGLQALEEVRERHPGVPLVMMSSLEDQVTIVRSIQLGAMGFIPKSASSQQMFEALRTVLAHGIYVPPLSLAGMALAIPVQPRTSPVELGLTPRQTQVLRLILEGKPMKLIAQELGLTHNTAKTHVSAVLRVLDVTTRTQAIVAASRMGLVLGDDAS